The following are from one region of the Anomaloglossus baeobatrachus isolate aAnoBae1 chromosome 1, aAnoBae1.hap1, whole genome shotgun sequence genome:
- the LOC142300109 gene encoding uncharacterized protein LOC142300109, with protein sequence MMESSYQRNVDLEADIENDDITIDDNTSAVVDNPQTDMVRPQLNENPTTSSEPIVEDNEAPAPSGEMRRRQLRKKKANTPVTSAEFYSLATQLLSQPKSPPVDSFAAFASDRLCKLDSTQREQAERLMLEVLRKAGRGELDDNDTICKLNQPHHSSTWIPRQPLQSTPNRMHPPRLQLDHPPQYPPHSFPPNIIPGIQMIHF encoded by the exons atgatggaaagctcctaccaaagaaacgtagacctggaagcagacattgaaaacgatgacatcacgatcgatgacaacacctccgctgttgtagat aaccctcagacagatatggtgaggccccaattgaatgagaaccccaccacatcgagcgagcctattgtggaggataatgaggcacctgcaccctctggtgaaatgcggcgaagacagttacgcaaaaagaaggccaacacccctgtgacatccgctgaattttattctttggcaacccaactgctatcacagccaaaaagccctccagtggatagctttgccgcatttgcatcggacagactctgcaaattggattccacacagagggagcaagccgaaagactaatgttggaagtcctaagaaaggcaggccgaggagaacttgatgacaatgacacgatatgcaagttaaaccagccccatcattcttcgacatggattcctcgccagcccctgcaaagtacaccaaacaggatgcatccaccacgcttgcagcttgaccaccccccacagtatcccccccacagtttcccccccaacattatcccaggtattcaaatgattcatttttaa